Genomic DNA from Patescibacteria group bacterium:
TCTTTAATTTTCCACTTTCTATGAGAAATTTCACCAAACTGGCATAATCACCATCACTTGAAACAATAATCGCTTTCCTAAATTTATTTTCATACGCATCATGCACCGCCTGCAATACTAAATCAGCGTCGCAATTTCCTTTCGGTCTACCGTCTCCATCATAAACAACCTCTTTGAATATGAGGGTGAATCCCGCCTCTTGAAGATATGTGTAGAGATCTTTGTATTTTGGAATAAGACCGATAAAAATGTAGGCGCGGTTTACATTATACTTATCAGAAAGCCAGACGCGAAAACGAGCATAATCAAGCTTCCAGCCAAAATCGACAATGCCTCTATGCAAATTCGCGCCGTCGATGTAAGCAAAATTGTTTTCTTTTCTTCGCATTTTATTGTTTATAAATTTAGACATTTTTGTTTTATTTGTAAATCGAGTGCTGACCGATATTAATGAAATCACCAATATGCACCACTTTATATTAGTTCTCCCAAAGATTTAACTGTTTTTAATTTGCCCTCTTTTTTGGCTTTCTTGTAGGCCTTATACATTGCTAAGGTATCCGCTTCTTCAGCTTTCCTGCGCACCTCAACCATCTCTTCATATTTATCCAAATCCAAAATCACCGCTTCCGGCTTATTATTCCGCAAAAGATAAAGCGGTTCTTTGGTTCTTTTAACTAAATCAAGCAGTTTGCGATAATGCCTTTGGAGTTCTTGAACCGAAGCCATTTGAGGTAAGGTTGTGCCGTTCATAGTTTTGTAGGTTAAATAATTAAAGTTACCTACATTATATACTATGTATAATTCTATGTCAAATTCTATGTATAAAATAATATAAAAACTTAAAAATACAAGAATATAAAAATAAAATAATAAAATATTTTTATATTTTTATATTATTTTATTTTTATCTAAACTTCTTCTTTCTAGAATACCTTGTATGCAAAATCTGCTCCTGCTTTTCCTTAGGCAATTTCGCAATATAATTCTCCATAAAATCTTTAACAACTGGATTTTGATGAGCTTTGCGGAGCTTCATTTTATCATCAATCCTATACAAACCAGCAATGCGCTTGGCAATAATCCGCTCGGTGGAAGGAATGGGCTGTCCCCCGCCGCCAATACAACCGCCAGGACAAGCCATCACTTCCACATAATCATAAGCGCGCGGATTTTTCTTAAGCTCTTGGATAACTTTTTCCGCGGCTTTAGCTGTAGCGGCCACTGCCACCTTAAGAATTTTAGATCCAATTTTAACTTGGGCAGTTTTGATTTTCTCCAGGCCCCGAACTTTTTTAAATTCTACATTTTTAAGCTCTTTGCCGGTGATAAAATAATGGACGCTGCGCAAGGCCGACTCCATCACTCCGCCAGTAGCCCCGTAAATAGCCCCGGCGCCCGAAAAAATTCCCTCGCGATCAACATCAGACTTCTTAAGCCTGGGCAAATCAATCTTACTTTTCTTGAGCATAATGGCAAATTCCCGCGTGGTTAAAACATAATCAACTGGCCACATGCCATTTACTTTTAACTTTTTATGCCGAGCTTCGTATTTTTTAGAAGTGCAGGGCATGATGGAGACGACGACAATTTTCTTGGGGTTTATCCCCTGTTTCTCGGCCCACCAGGTTTTATAAGCTCCGCCAGAATGGATTTGGGGCGAACGGGCTGTAGTTAAATGCGGTAAAATCTCTGGATGATAAAATTCTGCAAATTTAACCCAGCCCGGACAGCAGGAGGTGAACATGGGGCCCCCTACGCTCTCGCTGCGGCTTGAGCTTCGGGGGATAAACCCGCCATCCCAAGCAGGATGACGACCGTAAGTTTCATCTATTTTCAAACGCTCGGCTAATTCCGTGGCTTCAACATAAGTAGTAATATCCGCTCCCATATTAACATCAAAAATCTTGTCAAAACCCAATTTTCGCAAAGCCGTATAAATTTCACCGGTTAGATTTGTGCCCGGTTCCAAGCCAAATTCCTCACCAACACTGCAACGGATAGAGGGCGCGCACTGGACAATGGTGATTTTGTTTTTGTCTTTAATCGCCTTCTCAACCTCTTCAATCTGATTCTGCTCGCGAGCCGCTGATACCGGACAATGAACCGTACACTGGCCGCAATAGATGCAATCCACTCCCCTATCCCTGTTATAATCCACGGCCGTGATCGCGGCTTTGCCTTCCAACCGTAAAAAATTAATTCCAATGTCTTCGCACATTTCCACGCATTGATTGCAAGCAATGCATAAATTAGGATCAAATTCCGCGGCTTGAGCCATTTTATGAACCGGCCGTTTAATTTTTGGCCGTGAATATTTTTTGCCAGTAACGTTGTATTTTTTCATCAACTCCGCGGTCTTACAAAAATAACCTTCTTGACATTTAGGGCAATTTTCTTCATGTCCTGACAATAACAACTCCAAGTTAACCTGACGCAAACGTTTGACTTCTTCGGTGTCAGTTTTGACTTTCATTCCCGATTCAACTTTGCAGGTGCAAGAAGTCATCACACTGCCATTGGCCTCAACTAAACAAGCGCGGCAGTTAGCGTCAAGGGGCAAATCTTCGTGATAACAAAGGTGGGGGATCTCAATGCCATGGCGCAACGCCACTTCCAAAACCGTTTCACCTTCTTGGCAAGGGTATTTTTTGTTGTCTATATAGATAAACATAAATTTAGTCTGATGCTGGTGTGGGAGAAGACTCCCTCACCAGCTCTTTTTATATAAATTTGTATTTTGACTAAATCTGTCTAAGAGAAATCTTCAACCCCAACACATTTTTAACATAACTCTCCACCGGCACAAACGTAGATTTACCCAAAGCGCAGAAAGAAGTTTTTTGCATTGATTCAATCAAATCAATGATTTCATCCCAGTCAACTTTTTTATTCTTTTTTAAAATCTCAAAAACATTATAATTCCCCATTCGGCAAGGTCCGCATTTGCCGCAAGCCTCATGAGCATAAAATTTAAACCACTTGAGAAGTAACGTCCGAGGACTAGCAGTTAATTTATAAGCCTCAATTGAGCCGGCGCCCTCGGCTTTTTTATTTTTAATCTGGCTGGAATTTAGCACCTCGCCAGAAACAGAGCCGCCGATTTGGACAAAAAAATCAAATTTTGGAATGTTGCGAGTGTGCTCTAAAATCTTCTGAATGTTCCAATCTGCCGGTAAAAAATAAACTCCTTTGTACTCAACCCCGCTTAAGCAATAAAAACGCTTATCCTCAAATTTTCCTTGGCTGACTAAACCCACATTAAAAAGGGTCTCTATATTATGCACCAAAGTTGGGCAGGCAAAAAGCCCTGCTTGGGTGGGAAAGGGCGGCTTGAGCCGCGGCTCGGTCCGTTTACCCTCCAGAGCATTCAAAAGAGCGGTTTCCTCGCCGCCGATATAGGAAGGGCGCTCTAGAAAAATAGTGAACTTGTAACCCTGGTTTTTATATTTT
This window encodes:
- a CDS encoding NYN domain-containing protein, which codes for MSKFINNKMRRKENNFAYIDGANLHRGIVDFGWKLDYARFRVWLSDKYNVNRAYIFIGLIPKYKDLYTYLQEAGFTLIFKEVVYDGDGRPKGNCDADLVLQAVHDAYENKFRKAIIVSSDGDYASLVKFLIESGKLKTILSPHTKDLCSILLKRTNAPIAYLNDQKSILQIKKEKAPDGDKTP
- a CDS encoding [FeFe] hydrogenase, group A, giving the protein MFIYIDNKKYPCQEGETVLEVALRHGIEIPHLCYHEDLPLDANCRACLVEANGSVMTSCTCKVESGMKVKTDTEEVKRLRQVNLELLLSGHEENCPKCQEGYFCKTAELMKKYNVTGKKYSRPKIKRPVHKMAQAAEFDPNLCIACNQCVEMCEDIGINFLRLEGKAAITAVDYNRDRGVDCIYCGQCTVHCPVSAAREQNQIEEVEKAIKDKNKITIVQCAPSIRCSVGEEFGLEPGTNLTGEIYTALRKLGFDKIFDVNMGADITTYVEATELAERLKIDETYGRHPAWDGGFIPRSSSRSESVGGPMFTSCCPGWVKFAEFYHPEILPHLTTARSPQIHSGGAYKTWWAEKQGINPKKIVVVSIMPCTSKKYEARHKKLKVNGMWPVDYVLTTREFAIMLKKSKIDLPRLKKSDVDREGIFSGAGAIYGATGGVMESALRSVHYFITGKELKNVEFKKVRGLEKIKTAQVKIGSKILKVAVAATAKAAEKVIQELKKNPRAYDYVEVMACPGGCIGGGGQPIPSTERIIAKRIAGLYRIDDKMKLRKAHQNPVVKDFMENYIAKLPKEKQEQILHTRYSRKKKFR
- a CDS encoding type II toxin-antitoxin system Phd/YefM family antitoxin, which codes for MNGTTLPQMASVQELQRHYRKLLDLVKRTKEPLYLLRNNKPEAVILDLDKYEEMVEVRRKAEEADTLAMYKAYKKAKKEGKLKTVKSLGELI